The genomic stretch AACACGTAAGCACTGGGAGTTGTCTAAGAAACGTCTAAACCTGTAGAGAACCtgaatgagtttatttgagccaaactaacaattgctgggaagcaaaatctcaaacgGATTAGGAAATGGTTTAGAGAATGGCAGTTTGGCAGCTTATTTTAtaagaatcaaaggaggagacagggttacatgaaatcctttggtggtagattaagggggtgggagaaagcaaagtggggaaatctatcggactggataaaaagtaaaatggaaggactcatcttttacattggtgggtacagcacatagagatggtattcggggAACAAGAGAACAATGAGGGGTTCTATGGTCTAaggctctggtgtggtgggttttGCCTTTAGGGGTCTGGGAAaaaggattactctgacattctaAGGGTATGTTATCTTGGATGCAAAAAGATAATAGACAGGCCTACTTACCGTAGAcattgacctttgtcaagaaagctacaggccaaggatgtaaCTACCAGCCATGACCCACTTTTAAtgaggaatttttatgttcagaggatcctatgtggttaatttcggTCTCTTGAGTTTGTAGGGCCCACCATGCTGGCTTCccttgagcttgtcaggtttagtatgtggccccttttcgtCCACAGAGTGTAAGAGGGGAGATTAGCCAGTTTCATGTGGTTACAGGTGTTTCTAAGAAATAACATTTGACTGATTTTGTCAGAAGATAGGGTGAAAGCATTCTATGTTTTTTGAGGGATGAGACTATAATGCTTTGTTAATTTTAGGACATCATACAGTTCTAGAAAATTTTCACATGATAAATTATCCTATTGCTAgaaagattcaaatccaggccagttttaagaaaattacatttttcaaatcacaaaagttaaaaagttttaaaataaggactttattatttaaagacCTAGAAGCTAGTaattaaagaactagaaactAGTAATTACAAGGAAGGTTTTTCTTTGTATCTAGGAAAGATAATTAGGGATGTTTAAAGATTGTAAACATTGCTTGCTTGGGATATAAATTGGAAAGTTGATACATTTGTATTAAACAGCTATCTGAACTCAGATGAATGGGAGTTGAAAAGTACAtcacttctgttatttttaaaaaatattttcttaagagaAAGGCCCTTGTCCTAAAGTCAATTCCCTTTTCTTAGAGTTGGATGTAGTTTGTATCATATGCCTGGGCAGCTTGGACTCCTGCCAGAACTGTTTTATAGAAGCAGAGTCAGAGAAGCATAGGCTTGTATATTACTACACTGGatctgtatttttattgctgGGGGAAACTTACTGCTATGGCCCACTTTGGTAATAAACTTGCAGAATCTGggatttattccttttttttaaagatttttattggggaaggggaacaggactttattggggaccagtgtgtacttccaggacattttttccaagtcaagttgttgtcctttcaatcttagttgtgaagggtgtcgttcagcttcaagttgttgtcctttcagtcttagctgtggaaggcgcagctcagctccaggtccagttgccgttgctagttgcagggggcgcagcccagcatcccttgctggagtcgaaccggtaaccttgtggttgagaggacgcgctccaaccaactgagccatccaggagctcagcagcagctcagctcaaggtgccctgttcaattttagttgcagggggcgctgcctaccatcccttgcgggactcaaggaattgaactggtaaccttgtggttaagagcccactggcacatgtgggaatcgaaccggcagcctttggagttaggagcatggagctctaaccgtctgagccacgGGCCGGCCCTGGGATTTATTCTTGATGCAAAAATTTACtagacaaatattttttcaaccaGTAAACAGAATTCTCACGTtacttagaaacaaacagaattttCCCAAATGGTATTTAAGCTACTTAAGACCATTACAAATACCTTCAAAACAAGTACATCATGGCATTACTGTTTTCAGTAGTTTTTGCTTAATGCCAAGTTTATTTGAGGAGAAAGGTTTAAAAAGATGACAGCTGATAAGAAAATCTCATTCCATCAAATGGAACTCTTACAAAATATGAaactagtatttaaaataaaccacTACTTCTCTTCACCCATAATGAAGGTCCTATAACTTGAGCACTGAAAACCCAAAACACATGATGCTCTTGACTTACATCAATGGCATTGTGACGATTAATGTAGCTTTCTCTCTGATAAATTTTGCTGTTGTCATTTCAGGATTCACAGGTTCTGGAAGATTCAGATGTAATCTGTACTTCTCAAAGACCTCAATCAATAAATCATCCTAAAAGTAGTAAACCGAGAGTGATTTTAAAAGacgaaaatataaaaatatttcctgctTAAAAATTAGTGTTACTGGATTATTGTTCCCCGTTATTTACTACTTTCCCATAAGAAGAGAATCCTACTTATTGCTATGTGCCTTGCAATGAGCAATAAAGTTGCCAGATGTAAATCGTTGCGCTTTTGAGATTATTTGTTACTGCTTCTCAACACATCAACAGTTAACTGATAGCAGTACCAGAAAATGGGTATTGTCATCCTAAATTATGTGCATTGACTTTGGGGTGGACTAGCAAACAGCAAGAAACCTTTTTCCAccctcaggatttttttttttcaattacagtttacattcaatattatattagttgcaggtgtacaacaacagcaaagaaactTACTGGAGACTGGAAAGCTGATGATCCATGTTTTAAAGTGATAAAGCCCTTAGTAAAACCACCacaataatttgaaagaaaaattatgtgcCTAGTTAATTTGTGACTTTAGGTtaaaaagtggaggaaaaaagaatgttGGTGCCATGCATTGATTTTATTGGCTACATTTAACAAGGTATTACAAAAAGACATGAGCTTAGAAAAGAATTTACCAGTTTGCAAGTAGAGTTGAAAGAGAatatacagagcccagaaattcTAAGACTTGAGGACaaaaatgcaactaatttttattttcaaccaGTAAAGAGTAAAATTGAGAAATTTTTGTATAAACAAAGACTAAGACAGCAGAGAGGCAAAGACGAAATCAAAAATCTTTATaccctttcttaaaatctctaaCTGGGTTAAGGTGGACCTCAATAAATCCTTACATTTGGCCCAAATAACAgctattaagttaaaaaaaaaaaaagccactgaaaaatTGAGATGTCTAAAAATGAATTGTGGGGTATAGCACTGActggaattaaagaaataaaatgttgccaGCCTGGACTAAAACTAAGTTAAAATAACCTTTGGACCCAACATTGCATGGGCATGAAATAGGCACCTGAGAATAGCATATTCTCCAATGCTCTTTTCAGATGTGGCCCCGATAGATaatgaaggaaaacaacaacactCCCAAAGAATGGAACTGAAGGTAATGGAAAACAATGCAACGAGGGGGCTAGGTAATCAAGGAAACTTGTCATAGCCCTAAGTAAGAACATCCTCTATCTCTAGGAAAGGAACCCTCGAAATACCTGCTTACCAGGATTTCAGAATCACTGTGCAccagcacctgctgtgtgcctcatatttttcccatttctgaaTTGACACTTAACTGTAGTTATCTTCTATTCTACGTTACACAGTGTGTGGGGTTACGAGAGTAGATAACTTGTGTTTGGAGTTCATAAGTCTGGTTCAGGAGGAGCCGAATCCAGACTACAATGACAAAATCCTGTATTTTGGAGTTTGATACTGGGATTGGAGGTGTTTTCCTTGgggaaatatgcaaatatttgtgACCAAGAGGGTTGACTGTGGTAGACTGTAGGACTGTTGCCAATTATTTGCTTTTCTGGGAGAGGATTATATATATACCACTGCCATGTGACTTACTGTGACTACCCTTAAGAATATTCTTCCCTGCCCTATTCATGTAGGACTTGGCCtcgtgacttgctttggccaatagaatgtgagTCAAAGTGATACATGCTATGTCTGAGAGCAAGTTTTAGGATCCATGGCATGGTTTGGCCATTTCTATTTTCCCTCTGCCAAGAGAATGCTATAGTCAGATAGGAATTGCTTCTTCACCTGTATCATGAAATGTGCAAGATTTGTGGAGCCGTGCAGGCCTAGCTGATCTGTAACCTGAGCAAATTATTGTAAGCCACTAAGATTGTGGAGTTTGTTACCACAACATAATATAGTGAATAGTGACTGATACAAATTTACAGTACTATCTATTCAACGTACCTCAGAAACACTGAGGTCACAGAGAGATACTGAATTAATACCAGGTAATTCAACTTTTAATTCAATTTTCAGCGGTTTCTCATTGTGATCCGCCCCAATTTTTAATTCATAGGCTGGTGTCTTCATCTCCGCCTGGGTCTCTGTACTGGAAATCTCTTCTATCAGGCACCCTGTTTTGCCTGAAACATGGTCTTTTGGCAGTAAAAGTTGAGGGAAATCATCCGAATTGCTCACAGTACTGTTTCTTATCTGTTCAAGGGTTagttctttatggaaaaaaagggggaagatGAAATCACAAAATTAACCAACAACATAATATAATCAAACTATGACCTGCATTGTATGTAGCGTTATCCAAGAATGCAAGATACAGATGAATTAGTTTGGGAATCTTAAAAGAATCTTAAACCAAATCTTACTTGGTTTAAAAGTTTGTaggatttaaaaatctttaaggacatgcaaatatttctaatatctttatctttttctatctcaagtttctcatcttttaaaactgaGACTTCTAATTTGCAAAATGTACACAGGATGCAAAAATTTAAATCAGtttaattttccatttacatttgCTAACTTACCCTTTCTCATTTTGTCTCTTAAATCTGTGGGGTCAGTTTGAATTCCCATCAGATTTTGTTTCATCCTTTGAATGCTTCCTTTTACTTTAAACTTAGTAATATGGTAAAAATGTGAGAGAGTGAACTGGAGTTTTTCCTCAATGCATTTCATGGCCATCCGTATTAACTGATCTTTTCTCACTTGGTCCTTTTCTGCTGCTTGGAGAACATCAGGATTGTAGGCAACATCGATGACTgtataaacatctgtgtgtgtaATTCAGAGGGTGTGAAATGAAGACAACCTGTTTCACTACCAATATGGTCAGGTAATATATTAAGCCGTAATTCTGATAAAGCTAGAAACTATAAATTCTATTCCTATATTTTTCAGAGGCAATCACAATGATGCTATGTACATAGAACTTCAATTAAGGTATTTCTTGGCATTTTATATGGGTTAAAAACAGCTCATATTATTAGACAAACTATGAATTTTGCATAAAGGTACATTTATTAGTCATTACATTATaaccaaataaaacattttacttgTAATGCCTTTTAACAAGTAAAATCTGGCCCACGTTattcccaataaaatattttaaaatgtgctttctcTCCCATAATTCTATGTACCTGATGTCTCAGACATATCTTCTGGTCTGCCAACACTTAGAGGTACCGGGTGAGTAGTTGATTGGGGAGCTGGAATCCTTTTCCACTGACATAGGTTGATAAAAAGtagtttttcttttggtttctagaaatcaaataattttgtATATCTCAAAGCCtagcactttatttttaaataatatcctAAAGGTAATACATCACAGAATTGGAAAAGTGAGAATTTTAGGCTCCAAGTAAGTCACTGCATGTATTAAAGCCATGTTTGAGAAATTATAGTTACTTTATTTCCCCAGAGCTGCTGGCTTTTCATCAAGTATGCAGGTGCTGCTCCCAGAGGAACTGGGAGGAGGAATGGGGAATTGATCTAAGCAGCTCTTCTAGGAGAATTTGTTTGACCCTCTTTCACCACTTCCTTACCTCCCCAACCaaataaattctctttctttgaaaatccCCAACTCAATGGTTCTctattaaatcatcacattactttttattttcattctagcaggaaaaaaaatggctcaTTTTGAGATCTCCAAAATATACCaaatatgaatttccctcttttaCTCCTTCAACACAATCTTCCACACtacatttcattttccatttatatgtagAGTGGCAGTTCCCCCTCAAGTTTTCTTGTGCTAAAGTTGCAATAGTTATGGGTAAGCTCATCTCTGGTTCCAGGATCATTTCATTCAGGACCTCCCCAACCCTGGGCACCAACTCTACATACCAGGATTCTGGTTTGTAGACAGAGCTGTGGTTCTGGGGCAGCACAGAGCTGTTTCCCTTCTTTCAGCTGCTGTTGAATGAACTTCTCATAGCTCTCAGGGTTACTTTCAGACAGGTCATCTAGGAGGTTCCAGAATTGAGTAACTTGGGTGAGCAGACACTTTGAAGATGATTCCATGATTGAGGTGAATAGGCCTCTTAAGTCTGTGGAAAGACATGACttacggcaaaaaaaaaaaaaaaaaaaaatctgtgtaacttttgattcatttcttctttggaggAAGGAGGAACAGTTCAGAAATTGTTTTGGTGAAGTTAACAACTATCCTTAAGATCTATGTCTAAAAGATCAGCACCATTTTACCTTTTCCTTAGTCTCAAATTATCTAGTACTCTTCCTAAATTCTCAGGTTGTCCTCTCAGATAATAAGGTCTTACCTCTGCTTCGACCCTCACAAGCCCTGAGGGGACAGAGTACTCATTTTAAGACTGATTTcccagtgattttctttttccaacacCTGGGTTTTGGCTGACTGGTTCCTATCCAGTCTGGAAATTGCCAGAGGTTTGTGTGAAGTGAGGGGCACATGAGACTTCCTTAATCCTCAGCCTACCTTATTAGTTAAAAGCATGGTTGGAGCCAGAATGCCTAGATTCATAAATCTTAGCTTTATCATCTACAAGCTGTGACCTGGAGCAGTTAATTTGTATATGTTCCTCAGTTTAGTCTCCTCAAAAATGAAGACGGTaggggccggtccggtggctcaggcggttagagctccgtgctcctgtaagagactgttagcatgtgaactgctatctttaggtcagggttaacagcccctcgcctgaaacaacataattataaaattccaggatgtgggcagttgcagcatggagactagaagtcctgtagcttatcttatactcctggtctccttgtcctgtagtaaatcttatactctttgaagctatgcaagtcctgtagcttatcttatactcctggtctccttgtcctgtagtaaatcttatactctttgaagctatgcaagtcctgtagcttatcttatactcctggtctccttgtcctgtagtaaatcttatactctttgaagctatgtaagtcctgtagtttatcttgtactctcagaagctatggaaggccttgaaaatgctatataaccccttggctttaagtgtttggggtccttgttaaaacccgctgtatcgggcagagactcggaccccagctggctggaaataaaccttgctgtgtgacttgcattattgtgcgggttctctgtctgtctgagggggacaattctgGACCTTAAcattcctaactccgaaggctgtcggttggattcccacatgggccagtgggctctcaaccacaaggttgccagttcaattcctcgactccagcaagggatggtgggctccgccccctgcaactagcaacggcaactggacctggagctgagctgcgccctccacaactaagactgaaaaggacaacaacttgaagctgaactaagattgaaaggacaacaacttgacttgggaaaaaaaaagtcatgaaagcacacactgttccccaataaagttctgttctccttccccaataaaatctttttaaaaaaatgaagacggTAATACAtatctcatagggttattgtgaggattaagtaagcTAATGCAGAAAGGCTGGAACACTTGGTAAACACTATAATGAGAGAAGTAATATCCTTTCTATGTCTTGAGATAACCTTCGTAACTCCTCTCCCCTACTGGAAGGTGTCCCAAAGCATCCACAGAATGAGGAAAAGAGGCTTGGGTTCTTTGAACATTATATTAGGGTTAGACTAAAGGGGAAACTTAACTAAAGGACAATCATTCCAGAAGTCTGCGAACCCACCTCTTCTCTCAGTTCCTGACAAACCGCGACGCCTGTTACCAGGGTAACCACACTGGGTACAGCATCTAATTGGGTCCGGGAAGCTCCCGGTAGAAAGGTCTCTTTACATACTGTTCCGGAATCTCCTCCTTCTGGTGCTGGCCTCGCTTTTCACCTGAGCCCGACCCAATTCTTTTCGGGGAAGGCGCCCGCCTCTCTTCTGCATTTGTCGACTTCTTGAGTGTCCTGGAAACCCTCCCTGCGGGAGTCTCTGGATCTCCTGTTGGTGTGGGAAGAATTTCTCAGGAGCACGACTTCCGGCCTGAAAGGGAAGCTTGCTCCCTTTTCTCCCaagccccttcctccccccaatCCCCGCCACGCGAGGCTGCGGCGCACGGtatgggtgtgtttgtgtgtatttgggTAGGGAGGGCGTTTGGAGGGAAGGTTACCGGGAGCTCCTTGGCCGCTGGGAGGCAGGGATCCCGGTGACAAAGATGGGGGTAATTTCTCTGTCTTCGTCTTGGAAGCCTCAATCCCCACTTCAGGCACTTTAGATACTTCTTGGGGCCCAGTCGAGGGTCGTACCGGTCCAAAGCGTCCCCATTGGGAGCGAAACCCGCCTCCGGGTCCATCCCAGAGGAGCGTGAGCCGGGAATGCTCCAGCCAACCCCGGCGTCCCGATTCCGCGCCGGCGCAGCCTCGGGCCTCAGTCCGGAGAGATATCTGCGGGTCGGTCTAGGCTGAGGGAAAGGCCGCCGTGGCCTCGGGCACGGGTGAGGGCAGAATAACCCGTGGGAAGGCTGCATTTTCACGAAGGACTCGGGTGATGCTGCCGAGCTGCCTTTGAGCCCTGACTCCTTGGTTTCCTGGGTCGGAGGAGATCTTATAATGGAATGGTTCTTCGTCTCACACTAACAAGATGCCTGATTTCTTCAGGATCGAGGGGTGAGTGAGCGGTGGGGTGGTTACACAAAGCCCCTGCTAGCTACACATGTGAATAGCCTTTTTTCGAGGCTTCtgtacaaaatagaaaataaaattcccttGAATGGAGAAATATAGGCCATCTCTGCATTTGATGTTTTCAGGCGTTTTTGTTACTGTTGATATTTGTGGTCCCTACCACACAAATTGAGGTATTTGCTTCCTCACAAACTAAGTTTGGGATTCGAGAGTTGATTTCTAATCTGGACCTTGTTTGCCTTGGACTGTGTGGCCTGTGGCAAATTATGGCTTTAAGGCATTTCCAAAAAAAGATACTTGCCTCATAATACAGTtattttgaggatgaaataaaatgggGTCATTTCAAAGAACTCCAGTGTACATTATCTCCTGTCATCCTCACATTAGTGTGGTcaggcattttcttcttttaatggtgaagaaaaaaaactattcctCAAGACCTCTGACTGTAGTTCAGTGATCTTTCCCTTACCTCATGCTTCTTTATAACATTGTAATAAAAGATAAGGtaataaaggaaattataattattaaatgctatttattgattcatttcaGATTGAATAATGTCCCGAGTTCCACTGGGGAAAGTCCTCCTGAGGAATGTCATCCGGCACACAGATGCTCACAATAAGGTGAGAGGTAAACCCTGCTTATTCCTCGACCCTTAATGAGGGCCTGCAGTGTGCCAAGCATTATTTTTCTACAGTtgggagatacaaagatgaataagttaGGTAATTACAGTACAGTTTGTTAGGTActagagaaatataaaatgttttactgCACTGAGTAAGGAATAAGGAAATCTGCCTTAGGGAACTAATTAGGAAAGGCTTTATAGAGTGGGTGGTATTTGAGGTGCTGCTATTTGAACTAATTCTGAATGAACAGGTTCAAGTTTACCACGTGTAAAAGATCATTCCATACAGAGAGAACATCATGTACTGACATATGGCCACATGAAAATGCATGAAGCACTTGGGGCATGGCAAGAACTTGTGTGCATCCATAAAGTAGGGAATGTGGGGGTTAGTGTCAAAAGATGAGGCCTGAGTGGATTGTGATACTTAGAGATTAGACTTTTTCCTGGAGGcaataaagaagccattaaatatttttaagccaGGTGTGACTtgattgtattttagaaagatggtATTTTAGCTGCATAGGGGATAGATCAGATGGGATGAAACAGTAGACCAATTAGGAGGGAATTACAGTGCtctaggtgagagatgatgaggGGTTCACATGAAAGCAGTGACAGTAGGGATGAAGATGATGAATTTAGGAGGTAAAATCCAAAGAAATTAGTGACTGGATGGTAGTGATAATTATGGAATTAAATATAACTACCTTGTGAGACTGGGTGAATGATGGTGATATCACTAATTGAGAtggggaacaaaaggaaaaggacaaatatgATGGGAAAGGTAATTAGTTTGGTTTTGAACATGTTAATTGTGAGGTGCTTATAGGATGTCCAAACGGTTGGAAATTCGTAtttgaaggaaaggagagaagttgAGGCTGGACATACAGGTTTGGGGATTGTTGATAccaagtttccccgaaaataagacctagtcggacagtcagctctaatgcgtcttttggagcaaaaattaatataagacccaatcttactttattataagacccggtataatataattaatatataataaatatataataccaggtcttatattaatttttgctccaaaagacgcattagagctgattgtggctgggtcttattttcggggaaacacggtatgtaggaAATGATAGAGGTCATGAGAGTAGTAGATGAGGTCACCTAGGAGAGCACATATAATGAAAAGAGGGCCAAGgcctttgtttggttttctttgaacTGTACAACTCCTAGTTTGATCATAAGTAGTATTATCATATCACCTGATATTTTGATTCTGAGTCAGGATATATCTATTACCTAAGCAGCCTCTGCAATTACATTAAACCACCCCTAGTTGAATGGAGAGCTTAGATTTGAAAGTGgtggataaaaaagataaatctaaCACAGATTTGATCAAATATTATAGGCAGACTCGGACATAAAACACATTCTTGTTTTTTGGTCAGTTGTAATCTGCTATTCAGGAAATTCTCTAGCAATTTTTATTCAATTGTAATCTGCTTTTCAGGAAATTCTTTAGCAATTctcatgctgttttgttttgctttgtttttaacaaaacatGTAATGTTATGAAGAGACTTAGCCTAGAAAGTTTAAAGACCTGTCCTTACTAGCTTTTTCGCTTTGGTAAAATctctgagcttttgtttcttctcagTAAAATATAATGGTATCTGCTTTGCTTTCCTCTTAGGAGTGCTTAAGGTTCTATTGAGGTGATACAATTAAAATCAtaaagcattttcaaaaataaggtATTATCATTTGCTAATTGCAGCATACTTGCAAAATTGATAAAGCTATAAGTGTGTCTATGCAGGGGATAAAAAGTTCTCCTGTTGCTGTAGAATTCTACATATTTGAGATTTACTTGGTGGGATTGTTTAACCACATTAGAGAAACCAGAATTAGTTTCCCAGGTTCTTGATCATAACCCAGTCTAAAATCCAATGATTAGTACAGACTGTATTTTCAGTTACTTTCCTGTGATGTAGTGTTGTTTGTagttaacttatttttattttcttttttaaaaaaaatctagatacAGGAGGAATCAGATATGTGGAAAATAAGAGAATTGGAGAAACAGATGGAAGATGCTTACCGAGGaaccaaaaggaaaatgttacCCAGCAGTTCAAGGTGAAGTTGCGTATGTGAGAAGCAAAATAATGCTCATCTTATTCAGAATCAActtatgtttaaaaacattttggtaTGGTAAAGATAGATGAATTTAGTTCTGTGAGTCCTTAAGCCTTTCCTCTTTCATAAATCTAGACCCAAGCATGAAAGTAATGGCTATGCCATATATGGTCCCACTCTTTGTACTTATTTgcaatggaaaatttaaaaattctgcctTGATAATTGTAAGTGTTAAGGATTCTGTGGATTCTAACTTTATCTAATGTCTTTTAAcctcagattttctatttgtatcTCTCAGCCTTTTCTTTACCCTACCATTTTTGCCAAATCACACAGCCTTTGACATTACCTTCTTAATAATGAGTGTAAATATGAAGGATTATACAGGCTTAGTTGTTTTACCTGTAGCAGTGTAGAAATGTCTGAGTATTAGGAACATCTGTTGGGCCTCATATGCCTGTTAGTGTACAACTGGGTGTATTAAGTATTACTAAAAGTAATACTGATTTCTAAAGCCACCCAGGTGAAATAGTTAATAGTGAGATACTTAAGGAGAATGAATGTGCCTGCAGAGTATGTGAACTTTGGAGTGTGACAGCTATGTGTAAATGGCTTCAGATAAGAAAGTATGCAGGGCATCCATGGTAAAGAAAACAGTGTCAACAGAAAAATACGTATCatttcagtctgttttctctctgaaaataGTCC from Rhinolophus ferrumequinum isolate MPI-CBG mRhiFer1 chromosome 11, mRhiFer1_v1.p, whole genome shotgun sequence encodes the following:
- the PIH1D2 gene encoding PIH1 domain-containing protein 2 isoform X2 yields the protein MESSSKCLLTQVTQFWNLLDDLSESNPESYEKFIQQQLKEGKQLCAAPEPQLCLQTRILKPKEKLLFINLCQWKRIPAPQSTTHPVPLSVGRPEDMSETSDVYTVIDVAYNPDVLQAAEKDQVRKDQLIRMAMKCIEEKLQFTLSHFYHITKFKVKGSIQRMKQNLMGIQTDPTDLRDKMRKELTLEQIRNSTVSNSDDFPQLLLPKDHVSGKTGCLIEEISSTETQAEMKTPAYELKIGADHNEKPLKIELKVELPGINSVSLCDLSVSEDDLLIEVFEKYRLHLNLPEPVNPEMTTAKFIREKATLIVTMPLM
- the PIH1D2 gene encoding PIH1 domain-containing protein 2 isoform X1, producing the protein MQPSHGLFCPHPCPRPRRPFPQPRPTRRYLSGLRPEAAPARNRDAGVGWSIPGSRSSGMDPEAGFAPNGDALDRYDPRLGPKKYLKCLKWGLRLPRRRQRNYPHLCHRDPCLPAAKELPEIQRLPQGGFPGHSRSRQMQKRGGRLPRKELGRAQVKSEASTRRRRFRNNLRGLFTSIMESSSKCLLTQVTQFWNLLDDLSESNPESYEKFIQQQLKEGKQLCAAPEPQLCLQTRILKPKEKLLFINLCQWKRIPAPQSTTHPVPLSVGRPEDMSETSDVYTVIDVAYNPDVLQAAEKDQVRKDQLIRMAMKCIEEKLQFTLSHFYHITKFKVKGSIQRMKQNLMGIQTDPTDLRDKMRKELTLEQIRNSTVSNSDDFPQLLLPKDHVSGKTGCLIEEISSTETQAEMKTPAYELKIGADHNEKPLKIELKVELPGINSVSLCDLSVSEDDLLIEVFEKYRLHLNLPEPVNPEMTTAKFIREKATLIVTMPLM